The Tautonia plasticadhaerens nucleotide sequence CCGAGATGGAGGCGTTAGATTTCGAGCCCGGGCCGGAGGCGGACCGGGTCAGCCTGATCCGCCGCCTCACGTTCGACCTGACCGGCCTTCCGCCGACCCCGGGGGAGGTCGCCGCCTTCCTCGGAGACCATCGGCCGGACGCCTACGATCGGCTGATCGACGGCCTGCTGGGGCGGCCCTCCTTCGGCGAACGATGGGCGCAGCACTGGCTGGACCTGGCCCACTACGCGGACTCCAACGGCTTCGAGCTGGACGCCGACCGTCCCGACGCCTGGCGATACCGGGACTGGGTCGTCGGGGCCATCAATGACGACCTGCCGTATGACGAGTTCCTGACGCTCCAGCTCGCCGGGGACGAGGCGAGGCCGGGGGACCCCCGGGCGCTCGTCGCGACCGGGTTCGGCCGGTGCGGGCCGAGGGAGGTGGTGGGCGGGAACATCGACCCGAAGGTCCGCCGGCAGTCGGAGCTGACGGGGGTGACCGGGACCGTCGGCTCGGTCTTCCTCGGCCTGACGATCGGCTGCGCCCGCTGCCACGACCACAAGTTCGACGCCATCCCGACGACCGACTACTACCGGCTCCAGGCCTTCTTCGAGGCCGCCGAGATGGTGGAACTCCCCATCCACACCGAACGGGAACAGGCGGACTTCGACGAGGCGAAGGCCCGGGTCGCCGAGCGGACCGCGTCGCTCAGGGAGGAGCTGGCGGCACTCGAAGCTCCCTACCGGGCCGCACTCAGGGCCGAGAAGGAGGCCGGGCTCTCCGAGGACGAGCGGGTGGTGCTCGCCATGCCGGAGGGGGACCGGACGCCGATCCAGCGGAAACTGGCCGAGGGGGCCGAGAAGGCGCTGGCGATCTCCTGGGAGGAGGTGGCCGAGGCGGTGGCCGCGGATCCCGACGCCCAGGCCGATCGCGAGCGGCTGAAGCGGGCGATCTTCGAGGTCGAGCGGACCCTCCCGCCGCCACCCGCCCGGGCGATGGGGCTGGCCGAGCCGGGGGAAGGGGAGCCGGAGGTCCCGGCGACTTTCGTCTACCGGCGAGGGGACCCGCAACTGGTCGGCCCCGAGGTGGGGCCGAGGCCGCTCGGGGTCGTGCTGGCGAACATGGGGGCGGAGGCGTTCGAGCCGGCCTCGATCGGGCCGGTCGGCGGCCGGACCGGGCGTCGGGTCGCCCTGGCCCGCTGGATGACCCGAGCCGACAATCCCCTGACCGCCCGGGTGATCGTCAACCGGCTCTGGCAGCACCACCTGGGCCGGGGGATCGTCGCCTCGCCGAGCGACTTCGGGGTCCGGGGGGAGTTGCCGAGCCACCCCGGGTTGCTCGACTGGCTCGCCTCGGAGCTGGTCGCCGGGGGCTGGCGACTCAAGCCGATCCACCGGCTGATCGTCTCGTCGAGCACCTACCGCCAGGCGTCCGACCCGAGGCGGTCGGTCGTCGACGAGCCGGGGGAACTCTCCCGGCTCGTCGACCGGGCCCGGCGCCAGGCCGGGGACGACCCGGACAACCTGCTCGTCTCCCGGGTCGACCGCAGGAGGCTGGAGGCGGAATCGCTCCGGGACGCCCTGCTCGCGGTCACCGGTGAGCTGAATCCCCAGATGGGGGGCCCCGGCGTCCGGGCGCCGATCCCGCCGGAGGTCGAGGAGCTGATCTTCACCGAGGCCGAGGAGGTGGACCTCTGGCCCGAGGACCCGGACCCCTCGCAGCACCTCCGCCGATCGCTCTATCTCCACCGGAAGCGGAACGTCCGAG carries:
- a CDS encoding DUF1549 and DUF1553 domain-containing protein, which produces MRHDRRPWRTVRVAFALFLGALIGPAAWSGEGGGELAPVEAFDDDQRGHWAYRPIDRPDPPEVDDPAWIRNPIDRFILAEMEALDFEPGPEADRVSLIRRLTFDLTGLPPTPGEVAAFLGDHRPDAYDRLIDGLLGRPSFGERWAQHWLDLAHYADSNGFELDADRPDAWRYRDWVVGAINDDLPYDEFLTLQLAGDEARPGDPRALVATGFGRCGPREVVGGNIDPKVRRQSELTGVTGTVGSVFLGLTIGCARCHDHKFDAIPTTDYYRLQAFFEAAEMVELPIHTEREQADFDEAKARVAERTASLREELAALEAPYRAALRAEKEAGLSEDERVVLAMPEGDRTPIQRKLAEGAEKALAISWEEVAEAVAADPDAQADRERLKRAIFEVERTLPPPPARAMGLAEPGEGEPEVPATFVYRRGDPQLVGPEVGPRPLGVVLANMGAEAFEPASIGPVGGRTGRRVALARWMTRADNPLTARVIVNRLWQHHLGRGIVASPSDFGVRGELPSHPGLLDWLASELVAGGWRLKPIHRLIVSSSTYRQASDPRRSVVDEPGELSRLVDRARRQAGDDPDNLLVSRVDRRRLEAESLRDALLAVTGELNPQMGGPGVRAPIPPEVEELIFTEAEEVDLWPEDPDPSQHLRRSLYLHRKRNVRVPLFDAFDAPDTQTSCAVRDVSTHPLQSLILLNSRFAIDRAKALAGRLFEEVPGGDADRVDRAYRLVLARGPTGEESGRAIAFLEGQAELLRSRAAGDPPLASPVPGPEGIDPARAAAWVDFALAMLNRNEFVYVP